The genome window CAGTTCCAGGTTGCGCCGCGTGACGGGGTCGAGCAGCACGTACTGGCTGGCGCGGTCGGCGGTCAGTTGCTGCACGTGCGCCAGCGCCTGGGACTGCGTGTTCGAAACGTAGCGCAGCAGCGCGCCCGCGGCGCAGATGGCCTCGGGCATGTCCTCGACGTCGAAGCCGGCCAGCGAGTCGGTGCCGAAGTGGTTCAGCAATTGCTGGCGGGCGCCGCTGGTCTCGAAATGCCAGACCGGCACCGGGCTGATGGGGGCGCTGAAATCGACCGGCAGCGGCTGGCCCTCGGCCAGGATGACTTCGGCCGGCGAGATGCGATGCAGTTCGCTCGCCAGCAGGGCCGGCGCGCATTCGGTCAAACGGAATTCACCGCTGGCCAGGTTCAGCCAGGCGATGCCCAGGCGCCCTGTCTTGCCGTTGCCCGGCTGGACCGCGGCAACGGCGCGATCGGCCTTGGCCGGAAGCAGGGCCTCGTCGGTCAGCGTGCCGGGCGTCACGATGCGGACGATGCGGCGTTCCACCGGTCCCTTCGAGGCGGCGGGGTCGCCGATCTGTTCGCAGATCGCGACCGATTCGCCCAGCTTGACCAGCCTGCCCAGGTACTGCTCGACGGCGTGGAAAGGCACGCCCGCCATCCGTATGGGCACGCCATTGGAGGCGCCGCGGGTGGTCAACGTCAGGTTCAGGAGCCGCGAGGCCTTTTCCGCATCGTCGTAGAACAGCTCGTAGAAATCGCCCATGCGGTAGAACAGCAGCAGAGGGCCGGCTTCGGCCTTCAGGCGGAGATACTGCTGCATCATCGGCGTGTGTGCGCTGGTATCCGATTCTTTCATTAACAATCAATAGGTTCGTGAGGCGCTGGATGAGGGCAATGGACAACGTGACCAGGTTCCGCCGGAAGAGCGAAGCGCCGTCCCTGCCAAATATGGCATTGTAGTGAGGGCGGTCGACCACCAGCGAGTATGGGACAGATTGCCTCGGATCGATTGTAGGAGATGGAGTCAAGTTGCAACCTCCACCCGTTTGCCGCGCCAGCGAGACGAGATCGAAAGAGATCAGTCCAGCGGGATGGTCCGCAGCGCGTCCATCGGCAGGTCGATCCCGAAATGTTCGCCCAGCGCCGCCTGCAAGTCCTGTGGACCGTCCAGTTCCTGGTCCCGGGCACTGCCGTCGGCTTCCCGGAACTTCAGGACCTTGCCGAGCAGGCTCACCCGGCGGCCTTCGGGCAGCGCCAGCGCCGCGGTCGGTCGTTGGAGGAAGAACGACCCAGGATGCGTGCTGGTGTACCAGTTCGCCACCTCGCGGTCGACCATGGGCATGTCCTCGCCGGTGAACTCGTAGACGTCGATCCACTGGTCGGCGTGCCGCACCTGGTGGAACCACCTGCCGTCCTCGCGCACCAGGCGCCGCGTGTCGTGGGACGTGGCCTGGACCAGGCCATCCTCCAGGCGCAGGGCGCGGGTGAGCGAGGTGGCGCCGACGCCGACATCGGTGATCCAGTCCTGTCCATCCAGGGTGACCGCCAGCGTCAGGTGCGTGCGCTGGACCATGATGCTGCGATCGGCCGTGCTCAGGCGCACCCGTGCCGCCAGGGGGCGCACGGCAAAGCCCAGCCGCGCCAGCAGTTCCAGGAACAGGCCGTTCAACTCGAAGCAATAGCCGCCGCGGCGCGCGGTGACCAGCTTGTCGTACAGGCGCTGCGGTTCGAGGTGGATGGGCCGGCGCAGCAGCACGTCCAGGTTCTCGAATGGAATGGTTTGCGAGTGGGCGCGGGTCAGCGCATCCAGCACCGCGAGGGAAGGGGCCGTGGAACCCTGGTATCCGAGCCGTGCCAGGTACGCGTCGATGTCGAACGTATTGCCCACGGGGTCTCCTTGTCGAGTCAGGCGAACGCCGCCTTCCGGAACAAGACTAACAGGACCAGGGCCGCGGCGAGCACCCATATCGCGATGAACACGGCCGCGGCCGCCCGGCTGACCGGCCGGCTCGACATGTCCGCGGCAGAACGCCTGAATTCGGCCATCAGATCGGCGGGAATGAGGCGCACGACCAGCAGGATGCCGAGCGGGACGATGATGAGATCGTCCAGGTATCCCAGCACGGGGATGAAATCGGGAATGAGGTCGATGGGCGAGACCGCGTAGGCGGCCACCAGCAGGGCGAGCACCTTGACCATCCAGGGCGTCCGAGGGTCCCGGGCCGCCAGCCAGATCGCGACGACATCCTGCTTGATGCGCCGGGCCCATTGCTTCATCCGCTTGATCATGGTGCGCGTCCAGCCCTTACTTCATGTAGGACCGCACGGCGGCCACGACTTCTTCCAGGTCGGCCGCCCGCACGTCGGCGGGCGCGTCGGCGCGGCCCAGGTGCTCGCGGATGTGTCCCTCCAGCACTTCGGCCATGAGCCCGTTCACCGCGCCCCGTATCGCGGCGATCTGCTGCAGGATCGCCGTGCATTCCACTTGCTGGCCAAGGGCGTGCTCCAGGGCCTCGGCCTGTCCCTTGATCCGGCGCACGCGTGTCAGGAGCCGCTTCTGGTTGTGGATGGTATGTGCCATGGACAGCCCTCTTTTTCGCATGAACTATACTGGGGTATAGTATATAACCACCCCCGCGCAGGCCGCATCATGTCGACATCCGCCACCCCCGAAAATTGGACGCACAGCCACGTCTTCGACGAGGGCAACCCCCTGGCCGAACGCAATACCCGCTGGGCGGTCCTGCTTACCGCGACGATGATGGTGGTCGAGATCCTTGGCGGCTACGTCTTCAATTCGATGGCGTTGCTGGCCGACGGGTGGCACATGAGCTCGCACGCGCTGGCGCTCGGGCTGGCGGTGCTGGCGTACGGCGCGGCGCGGCGTTATGCCCATGACCGGCGCTTCGCTTTCGGAACCTGGAAGATCGAGGTGCTGGGCGGTTACACGAGCGCCTTGTTCTTGGCCGGGGTGGCCGCCCTGATGTTGTACGAATCCGTGGAGCGGCTGATGGCTCCCACGCCCATCCATTACGATCAGGCGATCGCCATCGCGGCCGTCGGCCTGGCCATCAATCTCGCATGCGCCTGGCTGCTCAAGGACGGGCATCACGGGCATGACCATGGCCACGATCACGACCATGGGCACGACCATGAGCACGGCCATGGACACGCGCACGGCAGCGACCTGAACCTGCGTTCCGCCTATCTGCACGTCGTTGCCGACGCCGCCACTTCCGTACTGGCCATCGTCGCCTTGTTCGGCGGCAAGCTCTGGGGCGCGGCCTGGCTGGATCCCGCCATGGGCATCGTCGGCGCCGGCCTGGTCGCGGTCTGGGCCTATGGCCTGCTGCGTGCCTCGGGCAAGGTTCTGCTCGACGCCGAAATGGATGCGCCGGTAGTGGCCGAGATCCGAGAGGTGATCGAGGCCTGCCCGTTCAAGGCGACGATCACGGATCTCCACGTCTGGCGGGTGGGGAAGGGCAAGTACGCCTGCATCCTGGGGGTCGTGACCGACACGCCGGCCACGCCTTCCCATTTCCGGGAGGCCTTGGCCATCCACGAGGAACTGGTCCACGTCACCGTGGAGGTCAACCGGGCACCCGCTGCGCCGCTCAGCGCACCAGGCACGGCTGCTTGTTGTTGAATCGCCAGCCGGGAATCAGGTATTGCATGGCCATGGCGTCGTTGCGCGCGCCCAGGCCGCGCTGGTTG of Pigmentiphaga sp. H8 contains these proteins:
- a CDS encoding arylamine N-acetyltransferase is translated as MGNTFDIDAYLARLGYQGSTAPSLAVLDALTRAHSQTIPFENLDVLLRRPIHLEPQRLYDKLVTARRGGYCFELNGLFLELLARLGFAVRPLAARVRLSTADRSIMVQRTHLTLAVTLDGQDWITDVGVGATSLTRALRLEDGLVQATSHDTRRLVREDGRWFHQVRHADQWIDVYEFTGEDMPMVDREVANWYTSTHPGSFFLQRPTAALALPEGRRVSLLGKVLKFREADGSARDQELDGPQDLQAALGEHFGIDLPMDALRTIPLD
- a CDS encoding YkvA family protein, whose amino-acid sequence is MIKRMKQWARRIKQDVVAIWLAARDPRTPWMVKVLALLVAAYAVSPIDLIPDFIPVLGYLDDLIIVPLGILLVVRLIPADLMAEFRRSAADMSSRPVSRAAAAVFIAIWVLAAALVLLVLFRKAAFA
- a CDS encoding metal/formaldehyde-sensitive transcriptional repressor, translating into MAHTIHNQKRLLTRVRRIKGQAEALEHALGQQVECTAILQQIAAIRGAVNGLMAEVLEGHIREHLGRADAPADVRAADLEEVVAAVRSYMK
- the dmeF gene encoding CDF family Co(II)/Ni(II) efflux transporter DmeF; translation: MSTSATPENWTHSHVFDEGNPLAERNTRWAVLLTATMMVVEILGGYVFNSMALLADGWHMSSHALALGLAVLAYGAARRYAHDRRFAFGTWKIEVLGGYTSALFLAGVAALMLYESVERLMAPTPIHYDQAIAIAAVGLAINLACAWLLKDGHHGHDHGHDHDHGHDHEHGHGHAHGSDLNLRSAYLHVVADAATSVLAIVALFGGKLWGAAWLDPAMGIVGAGLVAVWAYGLLRASGKVLLDAEMDAPVVAEIREVIEACPFKATITDLHVWRVGKGKYACILGVVTDTPATPSHFREALAIHEELVHVTVEVNRAPAAPLSAPGTAACC